In Bacillota bacterium, the following proteins share a genomic window:
- a CDS encoding argininosuccinate synthase, translated as MASALGPNGWNGRHAWDLEERSRARREPAGIRPTRIVLAYSGGLDTSVIIPWLRERYGAEVIAVTVDVGQGEDLESVRAKALASGASRVHLVDARQEFVEEFVWPTLQAGAVYEGKYLLGTAMARPLIGRHLVRVAREESADAVAHGATGKGNDQVRFELAVKALAPDLPVIAPWREWELRSREDCIDYAATHGVPVPATREKPYSRDRNLWHLSHEGGDLEEPGNLPAEDLLLWCTPAEKAPDQPAWLRIDFEAGVPVALDGQRLPPVALLERLNELGALHGVGVVSMVENRLVGMKSRGVYETPGGSILVAAHRELEALVLDRATQHFKAQVAERYAELVYDGLWYTPLREALDAFVRSTQERVTGRVVLKLYKGSVQALAAESPYSLYRPDLATFGASAFDHADAAGFIKLFGLPIQVRAELNRELCRQGAGKGEGEASGGAPTRTGGAAAGQALAGVQAAP; from the coding sequence ATGGCATCGGCTCTCGGCCCGAACGGGTGGAACGGCCGGCATGCTTGGGATCTCGAGGAGCGGTCGCGGGCCAGGCGGGAGCCGGCCGGAATCCGCCCGACGAGGATCGTCCTCGCCTACTCCGGGGGTCTCGACACTTCCGTCATCATCCCTTGGTTGCGCGAGCGGTACGGGGCCGAGGTGATCGCCGTCACGGTGGACGTCGGCCAGGGAGAGGATCTGGAGTCGGTCCGCGCGAAGGCGCTGGCCTCCGGCGCCAGCCGCGTCCACCTGGTCGACGCCCGGCAGGAGTTCGTGGAGGAGTTCGTCTGGCCGACGCTCCAGGCGGGCGCGGTCTACGAGGGCAAGTATCTCCTGGGCACCGCCATGGCCCGTCCGCTGATCGGGCGCCACCTGGTCCGCGTCGCCCGGGAGGAGTCGGCCGACGCGGTCGCCCACGGCGCCACGGGCAAGGGGAACGACCAGGTCCGCTTCGAGCTGGCGGTCAAGGCGCTGGCGCCCGACCTGCCGGTGATCGCCCCCTGGCGCGAGTGGGAGCTCCGCTCGCGGGAGGATTGCATCGACTATGCGGCCACCCACGGCGTCCCCGTGCCGGCCACGCGGGAGAAGCCCTACAGCCGGGACCGGAACCTGTGGCATCTGAGCCACGAGGGTGGCGACCTGGAGGAGCCGGGGAACCTGCCGGCCGAGGATCTCCTCCTCTGGTGCACGCCGGCGGAGAAGGCGCCCGACCAGCCCGCCTGGCTCCGGATCGACTTCGAGGCGGGCGTGCCGGTGGCCCTGGACGGCCAGCGGCTTCCACCGGTGGCGCTCCTCGAGCGGTTGAACGAGCTGGGGGCGCTCCACGGCGTGGGCGTGGTCAGCATGGTGGAGAACCGGCTGGTGGGGATGAAGTCCCGTGGCGTCTACGAGACGCCCGGAGGCTCGATCCTGGTGGCCGCCCACCGCGAGCTGGAGGCGCTGGTCCTCGACCGGGCCACCCAGCATTTCAAGGCCCAGGTGGCCGAGCGATATGCCGAGCTGGTCTACGACGGGCTCTGGTACACGCCGCTCCGGGAGGCGCTGGACGCCTTCGTCCGCTCGACCCAGGAACGGGTGACCGGCCGGGTCGTGCTCAAGCTGTACAAGGGGTCCGTCCAGGCGCTGGCCGCCGAGTCGCCCTACTCGCTCTACCGGCCGGACCTGGCCACCTTCGGGGCGAGCGCCTTCGACCACGCCGACGCCGCCGGCTTCATCAAGCTCTTCGGGCTGCCGATCCAGGTGCGGGCCGAGCTCAACCGCGAGCTCTGCCGGCAGGGAGCCGGGAAGGGCGAGGGCGAGGCGTCCGGCGGAGCGCCGACCCGGACCGGAGGCGCCGCGGCGGGCCAGGCGCTGGCCGGGGTGCAGGCGGCTCCGTGA